One Sciurus carolinensis chromosome 10, mSciCar1.2, whole genome shotgun sequence genomic window carries:
- the Dmp1 gene encoding dentin matrix acidic phosphoprotein 1 isoform X2, with translation MKTGILIMFLWGLSCALPVTRYQNTETESSEEWKDHLAQSPTPPTANVDPGDSAELEDDLGSDDRQYAYRPAGGLSRSTGKDDKDDDEDDSGDDTFGDEDNGPWPEERTGGGISRADGDDSADATPSSEESTSPEDSDQDTTSESRDLDLEDDVGSRPGGEDFTQESESEEHWVGGGSEGESSHGDGSEFDDEGMQSDDPDSTRSERGNSRTSSAGVKSKESKRDSEQVSTQNSGESQLVEYPSRKFFRKSRISEEDGGGELNGSNTMEEVKSDSDSKEADLSQSREDSRSESQEDSKESPSQEDSENAQEPSSESSQEGDLASHESSSESQEEVVSESRGDNPDNVSRAGDQEDSDSSQEDSLNTFSSSESESREQQADSESNESLKLSEESPESSEENSSSQEGLQSQSASTESQSDESQSEQDSQSEEEADSDSQDSSRSKEDSNSTESTSSSEEDGQPKNMEGDSRKLTVDAYHNKPIGDQDDNDCQDGY, from the exons ATGAAGACTGGCATCCTGATTATGTTCCTTTGGGGGTTATCCTGTGCTCTCCCAGTAA CCAGGTATCAAAATACTGAAACGGAGAGCTCTGAAGAATGGAAG gaTCATTTGGCTCAGTCACCAACACCACCCACG GCAAATGTGGACCCCGGTGACAGTGCCGAGCTGGAGGATGACCTGGGCTCTGATGATCGTCAGTATGCCTATAGACCAGCTGGCGGCCTCTCTAGAAGTACAGGAAAAGATGATAAAGACGATGATGAAGATGACAGTGGAGACGACACCTTTGGTGATGAGGACAATGGCCCATGGCCTGAGGAGAGAACAGGAGGTGGAATTTCCAGAGCCGATGGTGATGATTCTGCTGATGCCACACCATCCAGTGAAGAGAGCACCTCACCAGAGGACAGTGACCAAGACACCACCAGCGAGAGCAGGGACCTTGATCTCGAGGACGAtgtgggcagcaggcctgggggAGAGGACTTCACTCAGGAGAGCGAGAGTGAGGAGCACTGGGTGGGAGGTGGCAGTGAGGGGGAGAGTAGCCACGGGGATGGCTCTGAGTTTGACGACGAGGGAATGCAGAGCGATGACCCCGACAGCACTAGGAGTGAGAGGGGCAACTCCAGAACGAGCAGTGCTGGCGTCAAATCAAAAGAATCAAAAAGGGACAGTGAGCAGGTAAGCACTCAGAATTCCGGGGAGAGTCAATTAGTGGAGTATCCCAGTAGGAAGTTTTTCAGAAAGTCCCGGATTTCTGAGGAAGATGGCGGAGGTGAGCTCAACGGTAGCAACACAATGGAAGAAGTCAAGAGTGACTCCGACTCCAAAGAGGCCGACCTCAGCCAATCCAGGGAGGACAGCAGGAGCGAGTCTCAAGAGGACAGCAAGGAGAGTCCGTCTCAGGAAGACAGTGAAAATGCACAGGAGCCCAGCAGTGAGTCCAGTCAGGAGGGTGACTTGGCCTCTCACGAAAGCAGCAGTGAGTCTCAGGAAGAGGTGGTGAGCGAGTCCAGGGGTGACAACCCAGATAACGTCAGTCGTGCAGGGGACCAGGAAGACAGTGACTCCAGCCAGGAGGACAGCCTGAATACGTTCTCCAGTTCAGAGAGCGAATCCAGAGAACAGCAAGCTGACAGTGAGTCCAACGAGAGCCTGAAACTCTCAGAGGAAAGCCCAGAGTCCAGCGAGGAGAACAGTTCCAGTCAGGAGGGTCTCCAGTCGCAGAGCGCCTCCACAGAGAGCCAGAGTGATGAAAGCCAGTCTGAGCAGGACAGCCAGTCTGAGGAAGAGGCTGACAGTGATTCCCAGGACAGCAGCAGGTCAAAAGAAGATAGCAACTCCACTGAGAGCACATCAAGCAGTGAGGAGGATGGCCAGCCCAAAAACATGGAGGGCGACAGCAGAAAATTAACAGTTGATGCTTATCACAACAAACCTATCGGGGACCAAGATGACAATGACTGCCAGGATGGCTACTAG
- the Dmp1 gene encoding dentin matrix acidic phosphoprotein 1 isoform X1, with the protein MKTGILIMFLWGLSCALPVTRYQNTETESSEEWKDHLAQSPTPPTENSESSEESKVSSEEQANVDPGDSAELEDDLGSDDRQYAYRPAGGLSRSTGKDDKDDDEDDSGDDTFGDEDNGPWPEERTGGGISRADGDDSADATPSSEESTSPEDSDQDTTSESRDLDLEDDVGSRPGGEDFTQESESEEHWVGGGSEGESSHGDGSEFDDEGMQSDDPDSTRSERGNSRTSSAGVKSKESKRDSEQVSTQNSGESQLVEYPSRKFFRKSRISEEDGGGELNGSNTMEEVKSDSDSKEADLSQSREDSRSESQEDSKESPSQEDSENAQEPSSESSQEGDLASHESSSESQEEVVSESRGDNPDNVSRAGDQEDSDSSQEDSLNTFSSSESESREQQADSESNESLKLSEESPESSEENSSSQEGLQSQSASTESQSDESQSEQDSQSEEEADSDSQDSSRSKEDSNSTESTSSSEEDGQPKNMEGDSRKLTVDAYHNKPIGDQDDNDCQDGY; encoded by the exons ATGAAGACTGGCATCCTGATTATGTTCCTTTGGGGGTTATCCTGTGCTCTCCCAGTAA CCAGGTATCAAAATACTGAAACGGAGAGCTCTGAAGAATGGAAG gaTCATTTGGCTCAGTCACCAACACCACCCACG gAGAACAGTGAGTCATCAGAAGAAAGTAAAGTTAGCTCAGAGGAACAG GCAAATGTGGACCCCGGTGACAGTGCCGAGCTGGAGGATGACCTGGGCTCTGATGATCGTCAGTATGCCTATAGACCAGCTGGCGGCCTCTCTAGAAGTACAGGAAAAGATGATAAAGACGATGATGAAGATGACAGTGGAGACGACACCTTTGGTGATGAGGACAATGGCCCATGGCCTGAGGAGAGAACAGGAGGTGGAATTTCCAGAGCCGATGGTGATGATTCTGCTGATGCCACACCATCCAGTGAAGAGAGCACCTCACCAGAGGACAGTGACCAAGACACCACCAGCGAGAGCAGGGACCTTGATCTCGAGGACGAtgtgggcagcaggcctgggggAGAGGACTTCACTCAGGAGAGCGAGAGTGAGGAGCACTGGGTGGGAGGTGGCAGTGAGGGGGAGAGTAGCCACGGGGATGGCTCTGAGTTTGACGACGAGGGAATGCAGAGCGATGACCCCGACAGCACTAGGAGTGAGAGGGGCAACTCCAGAACGAGCAGTGCTGGCGTCAAATCAAAAGAATCAAAAAGGGACAGTGAGCAGGTAAGCACTCAGAATTCCGGGGAGAGTCAATTAGTGGAGTATCCCAGTAGGAAGTTTTTCAGAAAGTCCCGGATTTCTGAGGAAGATGGCGGAGGTGAGCTCAACGGTAGCAACACAATGGAAGAAGTCAAGAGTGACTCCGACTCCAAAGAGGCCGACCTCAGCCAATCCAGGGAGGACAGCAGGAGCGAGTCTCAAGAGGACAGCAAGGAGAGTCCGTCTCAGGAAGACAGTGAAAATGCACAGGAGCCCAGCAGTGAGTCCAGTCAGGAGGGTGACTTGGCCTCTCACGAAAGCAGCAGTGAGTCTCAGGAAGAGGTGGTGAGCGAGTCCAGGGGTGACAACCCAGATAACGTCAGTCGTGCAGGGGACCAGGAAGACAGTGACTCCAGCCAGGAGGACAGCCTGAATACGTTCTCCAGTTCAGAGAGCGAATCCAGAGAACAGCAAGCTGACAGTGAGTCCAACGAGAGCCTGAAACTCTCAGAGGAAAGCCCAGAGTCCAGCGAGGAGAACAGTTCCAGTCAGGAGGGTCTCCAGTCGCAGAGCGCCTCCACAGAGAGCCAGAGTGATGAAAGCCAGTCTGAGCAGGACAGCCAGTCTGAGGAAGAGGCTGACAGTGATTCCCAGGACAGCAGCAGGTCAAAAGAAGATAGCAACTCCACTGAGAGCACATCAAGCAGTGAGGAGGATGGCCAGCCCAAAAACATGGAGGGCGACAGCAGAAAATTAACAGTTGATGCTTATCACAACAAACCTATCGGGGACCAAGATGACAATGACTGCCAGGATGGCTACTAG